Sequence from the Erythrolamprus reginae isolate rEryReg1 chromosome Z, rEryReg1.hap1, whole genome shotgun sequence genome:
TTTCTTTTATTCCAGATCAGCCTTCTTAGCCACTGCTCTCCAACTTCATTGAACTAATATTTTCATAGCTCCCAATCAGCTGGTGGGAGTAGAGGGGAAATTGCATTTCGATTCCTGCATGATGCAATTCGAGGAGGCCTGCCCTAGTTTGGCTCAtggactttccctccccctcccctacaAAAACACCCAAATGGTTTGTTCTTATTCCCCTTTTCTCCAAAACACACAAACCGTAGTCGTCCTCTGGACCTTTTGGCCAGCTAAGCAGATACAGgcaaaggtgggctgctaaggtggaacggcgacgtgtgctcgccccccgtggctctgagtgctagcggaatccagcgcaattctgctactgcagctgtgcaggtagcagaatcgaaCAGAaacgcaggtgcgcctgtgttttggtgcgttttttttgcttctgcgcatgaaacaCGGGTGCATTTGCGTCTCCGCGtgtgattctgctacctgcacagctgcagtagcagaattgcgctggactccgctagtacTCGGAttcacgggggtgagcacacgttagcagcccacctctggatacaGGACGCAGGGACTTTCCCCCCATTTCTGTCTCTTGTGGTGGAATGCTCTAGGATCCTGCAGACAGAGGCTCGCCCAAGCCTGCTTTCTTTGTGTACTCTAATAGAGCATCGCACGGTTGCCATGGAGGAATACAAGCATATCGACGTGCTCTGGTGTCAGGGCTTGGCGCTTACTGTGGATGGCATCGCCAGTGCTGCTGAAGAGCCAGCTAGCAGGCACTGAGGTGGCAGGCACTCCTAGGATCTTGCGGGCTGCCTGGGCTAGTAACGGATACTGGGTGTGGTGGATCTTCCACCACTGCAGGGGTTCCTGAGCCAGGGCAGATGCTTTGCTGGTCTGGAAGCTGGCTGTCTCCTGCTCGGCTTGCTGATGGGCAGAGCCGATGCCTGGGCCACCTCGCAGGCTGCAAAGATCTCCCAGCAGGAACTCAATGCCCGCCTCTTGCTTTGGCAGCTTGGAAGGGGGCGGTGAGGAAGCTACGTCGGGCAGGCTGGAGGCTAAGAAGGCAGGGGCCTCAGCCAAGTGGGACACTTCGGACTTGAGCAAGTGCAACGTCTCCACCCGGTCAGAATGGCTCAAGAAGTCCAGGCCGTGAAAGCGGGGGTCCAAAGCGCAGGCCAGGTTGAGGGCCTGGTTAACTTTGGGGCTGGAGAAATGGTGGTTCAGTTCTTTCCGAGCTGCTGCTTTGGCTTCAAGGGCCAAAGCAGAGTCCCACTCACTGGCTACTAAGTGCTTGTAGAGGAGGCTAGTTAACACGGGCTTGACTAGGGCGAGACTGGAAAAGGGATCTTTGGTAAAGGTCGAGGTAGCGATTGCCATGGGCTTGAGAACTTGGGCTACGTCCTGAAGGGCAGCCCAGTCCTGTGGGTGCAGGACGGCCTCCCCGTCAGGGCCGAGCCCAGACAGAGACTTGCTATACTCTAGCAGATCCTGTAGAATGCTGTAGACGCTGTGCCACCTGCTCCCATCTCTCAGGAAGCGACTGAGGTGGGCTTGCAAGAGGGGCTCCTGGAACCATAGCTTTTCATTACGACCGGTCAGGGCCCAAGAAGCCAAGCGACGGAGGCGCTCCAGGGCACTGTGGGCCACTGGCTGGCCTACCACTGCTTCCATCGCTGCCCGCAAGGCCTGCCCAACGCAAGGCAGGGCCGTCCACCCCAGCGCTGCCGCTGCTTGCTGGGTGGCGGAGCCAAGGCCTCCCACAGTGTACAAAGTGCTCTCGTGTACCCCCCACTCTTTGGTGGCCTCAGTCAGAGCCTCCACCAGGCTTTCGGTGCTGGGGTTCTCGGGAATAGGGCGGCTCGAGAGGACCCTGGCCCGGGGTTCAAAGCAGTCGTCCACATAATGCACGGTGAGTGTGAGGTAGGTCAGAGTGCTGCTGTGGTGCCATACATCCAGACTAATGGAACACTGAGGCAGAGCCCGGACCAGTTCCCAGATTTTCCCTTTCACCTGGGTATACATGTGCTTCAGCACGGTGTGGGCAAGGGCAGCAGCTTCAGGCGGCTTGTAGTTGGGGTCCAGAACTGCTAGCATCTGCCCAAACCCTTCACCTTCTACCACCTCCACCGGCATCAGGTCCAACACGATAAAGTCAGCCACTGCTCGTGTCGTCCGGCCAGGGGCTGGAAGCCGAGGAGTCCCAAACTCGCCTGGACCAGCCATTCCTTTGGCGAGCGTGGCAACCTGCGTCCCAACGAGCTGGTTGTACTCACACCGATGCTTGTAGACGAGATGTTGGCGTAAGTTGGTGGTGTTCCCGCTGTAGCTCAGCCGGACTCCACAAAGCTTGCAGATGATCTTGCTCTTGTCGAGGATGCGCCCACAGAcatccccctggaagccaaaGAAAGTCCAGTAGCGGCTTTGAGCCCGACCCAAACCCACCAGATTCTGTGTCCCTCCCAGCAGGGGGAGTGTGCTCCCTCCTACAGGAAGGCCTGGCTTGTGGAGAGATAGGAAAGACGAGGCAGCGGCATCTCCGCACAGATGCTCGGCTCGAGAAGAAGGAGTGTGGGGAGCTGGAGGTGGCGACTGAGTCTTGACGTGCAGCTGTTGGAAGAGTTTCATCAGTAATTCTTTCTCGCCGAATTCATATTTGAAATGCTCACCTGTGGGGGGAAATGGGAGAAATTAGATCACGGGGACAAGACTCCTGTTCCTTTTATTTGAAGGGAGGTTTCTTTTCCTTAGCGTTAAAAAGTAGCACATTCTGATAGGCATAtaccagtgttggcgaaccttttttccctcgggtgctgaaagagcatgggcatggaCTGTTGtgcctgtgtgagtgcccacacccataattgcctggggagggcaaaaaacagcttctcctgccccctggaggctggaaacagcctgtttcccaatttctagtgGCCAACCTCCTCCCACAACAATTTTCAAAGGCTGAATTTTCCTCCTTGCTTTGCCCGGCGAAGAGAGATGGCTTCATCCTGGCCTGGCGTTCGCCCCGGTGCTGCCAATGGAGCGATTGAGTGTGCTCTGCTTTTGCCTCTGGGTCGGCGCCTCCTTGGAAGCAGAGAGGCAGCGCAGGTGCCCGCCaccaatggagagagagagagagaaggaagagagagagagaacaagagaaagagagagaaagcaagagaaagcaagagagagagcaacagagagtgagagagaaagaaagagggagagagaaagagtgagaaaaagagagagtgagaaagagcaagaggggtgagaaagagagatagcaagagagagagagaaagaaagcaagagagagaaaaggagagaaaggaagagagagagagagagagagaaataagagcaaaaaggggagaaaaaagagaaatgaaaaaatgattgaggcagagaatgagaagaaagagagagaaacaaaagagagagggaagtgactcttgatttaaagcatatggtaaaaagcacccaaataataagagagaaaaaaacccagccctcacctggttttggaaatggtttaagAGAGTTCATACACACAcaaggtggggaggagacagggatggaaaaagagagaagtgagaaggagaaggaatgagaaaaaaagggagaaagagggagaaatgagaaacaaatgagagagaaaagggggagagacaggagaggtacccagaaatgagacagtggtagaaatttgaggagggatgattgattattaaatatggatcgACTATGGAATGATGGCAAAAGATATTTtatgtgttgtttaatattaggatgtattatttcataaaattggattagaattttagaactatatcgaattacataggtaaaattaattgaagatacatatgataagtaagggatttatgatatgtactgtatgattttatgactttgcattatgaatttaaaatatacttggaaatgtagacgattgatgaaagttaataacagtaaatgctaagtgcctgaaaattaattgagcttggaaatattgaatgaaatgatagaaaagtaaacatggaaatatattaattgatgcattggtgttcagatagattttcataatattattagattactataatactatgatactataatactatgataaatatttaaatcgttaagtgttgtaccacatgattcttgacaaatgtatattttattttatttatgctgagagcctatgcaccaagacaaattccttgtgtgtccaatcacacttggccaataaaaattctattctattctattcataaatattttaaaaatgaagattttaaagcatggatttattaatagttgtgtttttggttttgcttgttgttttagttttaatagtaatagattttggttttgttttattattaatttcttttaataaaaaacaaGTTTTCCCTGCctattaattaggaaaaagttgtataagggttttttgtttcttttaagaagaatgtataagaaggaggaatAGGCATGAcagcctatctggatttataagaggataatgatattaattgaaatataaaataacagaatagcatAGTGGGAAAGGGACCtaattctgccccagcaccgagtcccaaataattatgcaacaagttgtcttgggtgacatctgtgctcaggcatgaaaaagtgtcgctcagacactatacttttcctcccacactgaaaaaaaaaattagaggaaacattggAGGAGGGAGTGCATTACAGAGGaaggagccaaggtggcgcagtgggtagagtgcagtactgcaggccactaaagctgactgataaatctgcaggtcagtggttcaaatcttgtcacaggctcaaggttgattcagccttccatcctttcaaggtgggtaaaatgaggacccggattgtgggggcaatatgctggctttgttaaaaagtgctattgctaacatgctgctatgccctttgttaaaagggcattataataaatgttttttttaaaaaaagaataagaggCAACTCAGTCTGAAGAATTTGTGTGAGAAAAAGAAGGTGAAGGCAACACCCCGCCCCCAAGTAGTTCACAGAGTATATTAGATGAAtcgaactcaatttcattgaccgTAGCTTGTTCTCGGGGGCCGGGGTGGGTGTGGCcgtggtgggtgtggccagggtgggtgtagCCAGGGtggcgtggccagggtgggtgtggccagcttgacatcactcatgttggaggtgcctgtgatggcccaagcactctgtcagcaaaaacaggcttccaagttacattttccgctgcgaTTGCCTCCTGTTGTCTTCTGCCACTGAAAACGGAGTTCAGCAGGGCTGTGCACCCCCCCTCCGGACCCCGTTTTCATCTGCAATGGCTTCCTGatgcctttgccagtgaaaacgcAGCTTGGGAGGAGAGGGGCATGTTTCGCTGGTAGAGGCACCGTaggccagtccttcgctgtttccagggcagccccacggACCAGATCAAAGCCTCCGTGGGCCAAATCAGGCCTATGGGCCTTGAATTTGATTGgatgggatttgtatgccgcccctctccatagactcggggcggctaacaacagtagtaaacagcatatgacaatccaatacaaacagttaaaaacccctattgtaaaaccaaacatacatacagacataccatgcataaaattgtaaaggcctagggggaaagagtatctcaattgccccatgcctggcggcagaggtgggttttaagaagcttacggaaggcaaggagggtgggagcaattctaatctctggggggagttggttccagagggtcggggcagccacagagaaggctcttcccctgggccccgcctgTAGTATACCCCTGTAGTATATGATATATGTAGAGAGCTCAATCTGGCAAGATTTTGTCTGCAGGTATGAAATAATAAAGAACTCCACTGAAAGAATGACATGTTCTTCTTGGTTTTGGGGTGGCCGTTAATCAAGTTGtgaggagaggggaaaagacagagagggggtggggaggaggatGGATGAACCCACCAGTGATTGGTTCTGACCTTAGCCATAACTAGATTAATTACCAATGGGAATTGTCACTGACATGAGCTGGTGACTACAAGTACCCTATGCCTACAACACCATTAGAAAGCCCAGACTGACTTCCCAAATTaatgcaaaataaatacaaatgtaaaAATGACTGAAAACTCATGACAGCCAAATCATGCAAAGAGCTCTGCTTTCTTATGGGATTCTGTAATATCAActttaaaaaactgaaaaaggaggtgtttttggggggtgtctaGCAACACTATGTGATACTGTGTAATGTTCACTGCCTATAAACAcagcagatagaaacatagaaacatagaagattaacggcagaaaaagaccttatggtccatctagtctgcccttatactatttcctgtattttattttaggatggatatatgtttatcccaggcatgtttaaattcagttaccgtggatttaccaaccacgtctgccggaagtttgttccaaggatctactactctttcagtaaaataatatttactcatgttgcttctgatctttctcccaactaacctcagattgtgtccccttgtttttgtgttcactttcctattaaaaacacttccctcttgaaacttatttaaccctttaacatatttaaatgtttcagtcatgtccccccttttccttctgtcctccagactatacagattgagttcattaagtctttcctgatacgttttatgcttaagaccctccaccattcttgtagcctgtctttggacctgttcaattttatcaatatccttttgtaggtgaggtctccagatacTTAGCCTAGTAGAATGTGaaccccaaaagaaaaaaaaaaatcttcatcttGCTTTATAGCAGGAATCCTAAACTGCCAGGCCACGGACCAGTACTGGCCAAATGGAGGTGAGCAGCAGGCAAGCAAGTGATACCAAAACCATTGCCTCCATCCCCGTTTGTGAAAAAACTGGCTTCCACGAAACCAGTCCCTGATGCCAAAAAGGCTGAAAAGGAAAGAAGTAAAGCAGCAAAGCTTCCATTAGcctgtattttgttttaaaattggtTACATTTTTGTTTGGTGGTGCCATTAGCCAAAATCAATCTACCTATCCTGAAATTCAGACAATTTAATTGAGTAAAACAGTGTTTCTTAAACTCAGCAAGGGGATGGGaaaactctggaagttgaagtccatgtatATTAATGGTACTAAGATTGAGAAACAAACCACGGATAAGTAGGTCTCCTAGTAAGCTTGTTAAACCAGGAGGATGCAAACTTCTTCTAAGGGAGGGTTGCATTTTTTCAAGATATATTTTCGAGGTCACATGGTGAGACTCAATAGCTCTGTTTGGATAACAGggtgcaaacctttttttttttttttttaaaaacggtATTAATTGATACAGAGTTGGCATTGTTTGGAGCTAACCCAAACTTCATGTGTGTtatttggaccagattacctccggaaccgcctgctaccgcacgaatcccagcgattgataaggtcccacagagttggccttctccgggtcccggcaactaaacaatgtcgtttggcggaccccaagggaagagcattctctgtggcggccccggccctctggaatcaactcccccccggagattagaactgcccccaccctccctgtctttcgtaaactactcaagactcacttataccgccaggcatgagggagttgagatattcctttcccctagtccattacaatttatgcatggtatgtttggttttataataagggtttttagttgttttagtattggattgttacatgctgtttttatcattgttgttagcggcatacaaatccaataaataataataataataataataataataataataataatagaactatTTACTACAGAAGTAACTCTCCTAACATCTGAAATATACTTCCACGTAAAAGCCTAGAGAGATCCTTTATATATAATGGCATAAATATAATGGCCATAATAACCAGGATACTGCACATAAAAAAGGGACAGAAATGGTTGAGAATATAACTTTTACTGCCCTGGTCCAATCCAGCTATACTGTTTTATCctcaaagagggaaaaaaaaattacagggagAGAAAAACGACAATTCGCTTAGCTCCTTTTTGGCATCTGAGAAGACTAAAAAGAGGCTGTTAAATCACTATTTGAATAATTAAGGATTGTGAGTACGGATAACACAAAGGTGAATCACTTAACTTGGAGAATAAATAATTGGATCATTCATGTCATGTGAACAAGGTCATTATTTCTTAACaacttatttttctctctcttccataaTAAGCAGCAAGGAAGGAACAAAATCTTTTTCAGAAGCCTCAGCCTTGCAAGTTAAGAAGAGTTTGTCCACTTTTATATTAATACTCTCAGCTGAACTGTGGGGACATTGGATATATTTGAACACAATTattaatagagaaatagagaaaaaaatattacatCGTTGAGAAGTTCATGGTGCTTCTTTTTTCTATTGCCAAGACAATTCACTGCAGAAAGCAACAGAAATCCACTGCAATATTATTTTCCTAGGAAAATCATAAATGGATGAAAACAAGTAGCCTAGGGCCTCTGATCCCTGGGAGGCTTTACACAGTCCAAGGGCACAAAAGAAATCCTAAGACCAAATAGCTCTGATGATTACCAATCTCTAATAGGAGGTATCATTAATTTAATAGTGGTAAATTGACAAAGGAGCTGGGGTGGcggagcaggtagagtgctgtactgcaggccactaaagctgactgtagatctgtaggtcagcggttcaaatctcatcaccagctcaaggttgactcatccttccatccttccgaggtgggtaaaatgaggacccagattgtgggtgcaatatgctggctctgttaaaaagtgctattgctaacatgttgtaagccgccctgagtctaaggagaagggcggcataaaaattgaatgaatgaatgaatgaatgaataaaaaataaataataaataataaataagtaagtaagtaagtaagtaagtaagtaagtaagtaagtaagtaagtaagtaagtaagtaagtaagtaagtaagtaaataaacaaacaaacaaacaaacaaacaaataaatatgccaATACTTGACATGTAGCAGTAGTGGATCtatgtatgtaggtcttggcatatttgggtttatacctgtgaaaatctatgaaaacaaatacagtgatacgtcgtcttacaaacgcctcttcatacgaacttttcgagatacaaacccactgtttaagatttgtttgcctcttcttaagaaccattttcacattacgaacctgagcccgggtgcaTGGGCTGTCTTACTGCATgtgcactctcttactgccgaagggattcccctgccttgtgactatcaccgccgggatttcccatttgcttgccacccctgcctccttttgcttgcacctgcagtCCTGAGGGGGGGAACGGTGGAGCTgtcccatttccctgccactttcccctctagccctccactttctctgctccccgcagccgcctcatcctgctgccaaaatcccccctaacctacagcttcctttgccccatctcgctgctaaaatcacccctccaaaagcttcttacgccgctccaaattgctcccaaaatcactcccccaaaagcttcctacactgccccaaatcgcctccaaaattgctcccccaaaagcttcctacaccgctccaaattgctcccaaaatcaccctccaaaagcttcttacaccgctccaaattgctcccaaaatcacccctccagatgcacCCTATGCCACTCCAAATTGCCTTCAAAAttgctgccccaaaagcttcctatgccatcccaaatcgcttccaaagtcttccaaaatcacctctcctttcaaaatgcctcgtttctccttgctgcctttcttcactccatttgccttcgttaggacttCGATTtgggggtggcataggaagcggctGGAGGGGCGACTttaggagtgatttggggcaatgtagaagcttttggaggggtgatttttgaaGTGTTctggggcaacgtaggaaggttttggagaggtgatttttggagtgatttggggcaacgtagaagcttttggaggggtgattttgggagagatttggggtggcgtaggaagtgatttttggagcaatttggggcggcattagccttcattaggacctccattcctcgctgtCCTTCTCCAATCTTtaagccttcactttgtccacctgccactttttttaaagtcttaaagtttggattttcttaatgggtttgcatgcattatttgcttttacattgattcctatgggaaatattgtttcatctgacaaacttttctacttatgaacctcatcatggaacgaattaagttcgtaagacgaggtaccacatgtatgtatatatatgtatgtatgtacatgtatatagCTAGTGTGATAGctagatatagatacatagaaaGCCAGACAGAAATCTCGCTTCTCAACTTTATGGGTGGTATAGATGTCTTTCTTAATCTCAGATCCCCTATGGGAATTTGAGGTTTCCGTGCAATATCTTAGTTGCCACTAGCATTGGATTCTTCTGGACAGAGAGAGAGCTCTGACGTTGCTCCTGGGATCTGCTGGAATCATTTGCCATCTTAGGAATCATAGCCCCAAGTGCTGACAGCTACCACCAGTGGGGTCAATTGGGCCATTATACGCTTTCTTTCTTGTTAGTGCAAAGTTAGTGTTAGTGCAAAGTTAGTGTGTCAATCTTTGAATTGACCAACAAATCTGTTGCCCAAGCCTGATGTTGTGGATTGAGGGAAACTGTGACAGGCCCAAAGAcaaccagctggctttcatgcctaagaaaggactaaaactcacagtcttttgatttctagcctggtaccttatCCACTGGATCAAACTGGCAAGACAGCTAGATGAGTTTCCTTATTTGGTTTTACTTTTCGTTTCTTTTGTTGTTTGAatatgtgtgcacatgtgtattaataaaaacaggaaaatattGACTGTTCTCCTTTACTCCCCTTACCATGCTGGGACTGCCATGGCCCACATTGCATTCACTTGGAAATTTAAGACCTGACCACTCATTTTTTCTAGTCATAGGATGAAGAATGAAACCCTATATTGTTCCTTACTCAGGGTGAACTAGGCTATAATATGATGCTATggttaatattaagaaaaaatcaAAACGCTACCTTGTATGTTTCTTTCACTTTGTGAGTGTCTAAATatgcttaatttttattcttgaaAAATCACAATTTTGTGAGAGTTTGGGCCTGGTCAGGTCCCATATTTTAATCCTGCTCCTATTGATGCACACAAAAAATATTCTACTTTAACTAACTGGTCTTAGCTGAGACGATGTAACCAGTATCTCAAATTGACAACCTGAAATTGAGTTTGCCAGGCAGTATGGGGAGTCCTGGGAAGTGAACTCCACACATCTTAATTTGCTGCCTACAAGGACGGGGAAAAAATGATGCCCAAATTGCGACTTTTAAT
This genomic interval carries:
- the LOC139153297 gene encoding LOW QUALITY PROTEIN: E3 SUMO-protein ligase ZBED1-like (The sequence of the model RefSeq protein was modified relative to this genomic sequence to represent the inferred CDS: deleted 3 bases in 2 codons) — translated: MLTRCRTAGSSAVSNGEGGRRAAREGRLPSLSLRLPLSARARPLPTGTSRSFPPGGAAAAASIQLGSDWASRVLCRNSLEGFPFSFWQGSEEGYCGWERVSKSCPPWDSPILHTMQVAEDACTHLEDELLFCEDCRLYFRDSCPQHGPPTFVSDTPVPERAPSRALLSLPEGLLVKERPQGGFGVWSALPALPRGCIFGPYEGEVVQEHRDCTRYSWAVQNNGSYFFIDASDDSKSNWMRYVACASTEEEQNLTVFQYRGYIYYRVCQIIPADTELLVWIGEEYARTLGLRLGEHFKYEFGEKELLMKLFQQLHVKTQSPPPAPHTPSSRAEHLCGDAAASSFLSLHKPGLPVGGSTLPLLGGTQNLVGLGRAQSRYWTFFGFQGDVCGRILDKSKIICKLCGVRLSYSGNTTNLRQHLVYKHRCEYNQLVGTQVATLAKGMAGPGEFGTPRLPAPGRTTRAVADFIVLDLMPVEVVEGEGFGQMLAVLDPNYKPPEAAALAHTVLKHMYTQVKGKIWELVRALPQCSISLDVWHHSSTLTYLTLTVHYVDDCFEPRARVLSSRPIPENPSTESLVEALTEATKEWGVHESTLYTVGGLGSATQQAAAALGWTALPCVGQALRAAMEAVVGQPVAHSALERLRRLASWALTGRNEKLWFQEPLLQAHLSRFLRDGSRWHSVYSILQDLLEYSKSLSGLGPDGEAVLHPQDWAALQDVAQVLKPMAIATSTFTKDPFSSLALVKPVLTSLLYKHLVASEWDSALALEAKAAARKELNHHFSSPKVNQALNLACALDPRFHGLDFLSHSDRVETLHLLKSEVSHLAEAPAFLASSLPDVASSPPPSKLPKQEAGIEFLLGDLCSLRGGPGIGSAHQQAEQETASFQTSKASALAQEPLQWWKIHHTQYPLLAQAARKILGVPATSVPASWLFSSTGDAIHSKRQALTPEHVDMLVFLHGNRAMLY